The following coding sequences lie in one Phacochoerus africanus isolate WHEZ1 chromosome 12, ROS_Pafr_v1, whole genome shotgun sequence genomic window:
- the CCL27 gene encoding C-C motif chemokine 27 gives MKGPSPTSSLLLLLLLLSPDPGAALILPPSTTCYTQLYRQPLSSKLLRQVIRVELQEADGDCHLQAFVLHLSRRSVCIHPQNRSLARWFEHHGRRLLGTLPKLSLGL, from the exons ATGAAGGGGCCCTCACCCACTAGCAGCCTCCTGCTGCTACTGTTGCTCCTGAGCCCAGATCCTGGAGCAG CATTGATACTGCCACCCAGCACTACATGCTATACTCAGCTCTACCGACAGCCACTCTCAAGCAAGCTACTGAGGCAGGTCATCCGGGTGGAACTGCAGGAAGCTGATGGGGACTGTCACCTCCAGGCCTTCGT gCTTCACCTGTCTCGACGCAGTGTCTGCATCCACCCCCAGAACCGCAGCCTGGCTCGGTGGTTTGAGCACCATGGAAGGAGGCTCCTGGGGACTCTGCCCAAACTGAGTTTGGGGCTGTAG
- the IL11RA gene encoding interleukin-11 receptor subunit alpha encodes MSSSCSGLSRVLVAVAAALVSVSSPCPQAWGPPGVQYGQPGRSMTLCCPGVTAGAPVSWFRDGETRLLQGPDSGLGHELVLARAESTDEGTYICRTLDGALGGMVTLQLGYPPARPVVSCRAADYENFSCTWSPSQVSGLPTRYLTSYRKKTVPGADGQRMSPSTGPWPCPQEPPGAARCVVHGAEFWSQYRINVTEVNPLGASTRLLDVSLQSILRPDPPQGLRVESVPGYPRRLRASWTYPASWPRQPHFLLKFRLQYRPVQHPAWSTVEPAGLEEVITDAVAGLPHAVRVSARDFLDAGTWSAWSPEAWGTPSTGLLLKEIPAGSQQHSQPEEEPQADSPTPPRPSLLPDPRPLDHRDPLEQVAVLASLGIFSLLGLVAGALALGLWLRLRPDGKDGPPKPGFLAPMIPVDKLPGAPNL; translated from the exons ATGAGCAGCAGCTGCTCAGGGCTGAGCAGGgtcctggtggctgtggctgcagccctggtgtctgtctcctctccctgcccccaggcctggggcccccCAG GGGTCCAGTATGGGCAGCCTGGCAGGTCCATGACGCTGTGTTGCCCTGGAGTGACTGCTGG GGCCCCGGTGTCCTGGTTTCGGGACGGGGAGACAAGGCTGCTCCAGGGACCCGACTCTGGGCTCGGCCACGAACTGGTCCTGGCCCGGGCAGAAAGCACGGACGAGGGCACCTATATCTGCCGGACCCTGGATGGTGCACTTGGGGGCATGGTGACCCTGCAGCTGGGCT ACCCCCCAGCCCGCCCTGTGGTGTCCTGCCGAGCGGCTGACTATGAGAACTTCTCCTGCACTTGGAGTCCCAGCCAGGTTAGCGGCTTACCCACCCGCTACCTCACCTCCTACAG GAAGAAGACCGTGCCAGGAGCTGACGGCCAAAG GATGAGTCCATCCACAGGGccctggccatgcccacaggAACCCCCAGGGGCTGCCCGCTGTGTAGTCCATGGAGCAGAGTTCTGGAGCCAATACCGGATCAATGTGACCGAAGTGAACCCCCTGGGGGCCAGCACACGCCTGCTGGATGTGAGCCTGCAGAGCATCT TACGCCCTGACCCACCCCAGGGGCTGCGTGTAGAGTCGGTACCTGGCTATCCTCGCCGCCTGCGTGCTAGCTGGACATACCCTGCCTCCTGGCCCCGCCAGCCCCACTTCCTGCTCAAGTTCCGGCTGCAGTACCGTCCAGTGCAGCATCCAGCCTGGTCCACG GTGGAGCCGGCTGGATTGGAGGAAGTGATCACGGACGCCGTGGCTGGGCTGCCCCATGCCGTGCGGGTCAGTGCCCGGGACTTTCTGGACGCAGGCACCTGGAGCGCCTGGAGCCCGGAAGCCTGGGGGACTCCGAGCACCG GGCTCCTACTGAAGGAAATACCAGCTGGGAGCCAGCAACACTCACAGCCAGAGGAAGAACCTCAGGCGGACAGCCCCACTCCCCCAAGACCGTCCCTCCTACCTGACCCGCGGCCACTTG ACCACAGAGACCCCCTGGAGCAGGTGGCTGTGCTGGCATCTTTGGGAATCTTCTCTCTCCTGGGACTGGTGGCTGGGGCCCTGGCATTGGGGCTCTG GCTGAGACTGAGACCAGATGGGAAGGACGGACCCCCAAAGCCTGGGTTCTTGGCCCCCATGATTCCAGTGGATAAGCTTCCAG GAGCCCCCAACCTGTAG
- the GALT gene encoding galactose-1-phosphate uridylyltransferase isoform X3 gives MATTFRASEHQHIRYNPLQDEWVLVSAHRMKRPWQGQVEPPLLTSVPRHDPHNPLCPGATRANGEVNPHYEGTFLFDNDFPALQPDAPSPGPGDHPLFQAEAARGVCKVMCFHPWSDVTLPLMSVPEIRAVVDAWASVTEELGAQYPWVQIFENKGAMMGCSNPHPHCQVWASSFLPDVAQREERSQRAYQSQHGEPLLMEYGHQELLRKVLPQDQRLEPTGTTGSSMLIITLHSCALPQSGNSWLATKCLPRLRGTSPPSRLQRDSGHFLRFITAWGRRTRRQQPSPDHTDHRAFCLREQGPRVWADLGSIKLCFSNFNHMF, from the exons ATGGCCACAACCTTCCGGGCGAGCG AGCATCAGCATATCCGCTACAACCCGCTGCAAGATGAATGGGTGCTGGTCTCAGCTCACCGAATGAAGCGGCCCTGGCAGGGGCAGGTAGAACCTCCGCTTCTTACGTCAGTACCCCGCCATGATCCCCACAACCCTCTGTGTCCGGGGGCCACACGGGCCAATGGAGAG GTGAATCCCCACTATGAAGGCACCTTCTTGTTTGACAACGACttcccagctctgcagcctgATGCCCCTAGTCCAG GACCCGGTGATCACCCCCTTTTCCAAGCAGAGGCTGCTCGAGGAGTTTG TAAGGTCATGTGCTTCCACCCCTGGTCGGATGTGACACTGCCACTCATGTCAGTCCCTGAGATCCGAGCTGTCGTTGATGCCTGGGCCTCAGTCACGGAGGAGCTGGGTGCCCAGTACCCTTGGGTGCAG ATCTTTGAAAACAAAGGAGCCATGATGGGCTgttccaacccccacccccactgccag GTGTGGGCCAGCAGTTTCCTGCCAGATGTTGCCCAGCGTGAGGAGCGATCTCAGCGGGCCTACCAGAGTCAGCATGGAGAGCCCCTGCTAATGGAGTATGGCCACCAGGAGCTGCTCAGGAAG GTGCTCCCACAGGATCAGAGGCTGGAGCCGACTGGGACCACTGGCAGCTCCATGCTCATTATTACCCTCCACTCCTGCGCTCTGCCACAGTCCGGAAATTCATGGTTGGCTACGAAATGCTTGCCCAGGCTCAGAGGGACCTCACCCCCGAGCAG GCTGCAGAGAGACTCAGGGCACTTCCTGAGGTTCATTACTGCCTGGGGCAGAAGGACAAGGAGACAGCAGCCATCGCCTGACCACACTGACCACAGAGCTTTCTGCCTGAGGGAACAAGGGCCTAGGGTTTGGGCAGATTTGGGGTCAATAAAactgtgcttctcaaactttaatcaCATGTTCTAA
- the GALT gene encoding galactose-1-phosphate uridylyltransferase isoform X2: MATTFRASEHQHIRYNPLQDEWVLVSAHRMKRPWQGQVEPPLLTSVPRHDPHNPLCPGATRANGEVNPHYEGTFLFDNDFPALQPDAPSPGPGDHPLFQAEAARGVCKVMCFHPWSDVTLPLMSVPEIRAVVDAWASVTEELGAQYPWVQIFENKGAMMGCSNPHPHCQVWASSFLPDVAQREERSQRAYQSQHGEPLLMEYGHQELLRKSTFQCLVSSLEGNAGRCSFQVLPQDQRLEPTGTTGSSMLIITLHSCALPQSGNSWLATKCLPRLRGTSPPSRLQRDSGHFLRFITAWGRRTRRQQPSPDHTDHRAFCLREQGPRVWADLGSIKLCFSNFNHMF; this comes from the exons ATGGCCACAACCTTCCGGGCGAGCG AGCATCAGCATATCCGCTACAACCCGCTGCAAGATGAATGGGTGCTGGTCTCAGCTCACCGAATGAAGCGGCCCTGGCAGGGGCAGGTAGAACCTCCGCTTCTTACGTCAGTACCCCGCCATGATCCCCACAACCCTCTGTGTCCGGGGGCCACACGGGCCAATGGAGAG GTGAATCCCCACTATGAAGGCACCTTCTTGTTTGACAACGACttcccagctctgcagcctgATGCCCCTAGTCCAG GACCCGGTGATCACCCCCTTTTCCAAGCAGAGGCTGCTCGAGGAGTTTG TAAGGTCATGTGCTTCCACCCCTGGTCGGATGTGACACTGCCACTCATGTCAGTCCCTGAGATCCGAGCTGTCGTTGATGCCTGGGCCTCAGTCACGGAGGAGCTGGGTGCCCAGTACCCTTGGGTGCAG ATCTTTGAAAACAAAGGAGCCATGATGGGCTgttccaacccccacccccactgccag GTGTGGGCCAGCAGTTTCCTGCCAGATGTTGCCCAGCGTGAGGAGCGATCTCAGCGGGCCTACCAGAGTCAGCATGGAGAGCCCCTGCTAATGGAGTATGGCCACCAGGAGCTGCTCAGGAAG AGTACTTTCCAATGCCTGGTCTCCTCTCTGGAAGGGAATGCTGGGAGATGTAGTTTTCAG GTGCTCCCACAGGATCAGAGGCTGGAGCCGACTGGGACCACTGGCAGCTCCATGCTCATTATTACCCTCCACTCCTGCGCTCTGCCACAGTCCGGAAATTCATGGTTGGCTACGAAATGCTTGCCCAGGCTCAGAGGGACCTCACCCCCGAGCAG GCTGCAGAGAGACTCAGGGCACTTCCTGAGGTTCATTACTGCCTGGGGCAGAAGGACAAGGAGACAGCAGCCATCGCCTGACCACACTGACCACAGAGCTTTCTGCCTGAGGGAACAAGGGCCTAGGGTTTGGGCAGATTTGGGGTCAATAAAactgtgcttctcaaactttaatcaCATGTTCTAA
- the GALT gene encoding galactose-1-phosphate uridylyltransferase isoform X1, with the protein MATTFRASEHQHIRYNPLQDEWVLVSAHRMKRPWQGQVEPPLLTSVPRHDPHNPLCPGATRANGEVNPHYEGTFLFDNDFPALQPDAPSPGPGDHPLFQAEAARGVCKVMCFHPWSDVTLPLMSVPEIRAVVDAWASVTEELGAQYPWVQIFENKGAMMGCSNPHPHCQVWASSFLPDVAQREERSQRAYQSQHGEPLLMEYGHQELLRKERLVLTSEHWLVLVPFWAVWPFQTLLLPRRHVRRLPELTPSERDDLASIMKKLLTKYDNLFETSFPYSMGWHGAPTGSEAGADWDHWQLHAHYYPPLLRSATVRKFMVGYEMLAQAQRDLTPEQAAERLRALPEVHYCLGQKDKETAAIA; encoded by the exons ATGGCCACAACCTTCCGGGCGAGCG AGCATCAGCATATCCGCTACAACCCGCTGCAAGATGAATGGGTGCTGGTCTCAGCTCACCGAATGAAGCGGCCCTGGCAGGGGCAGGTAGAACCTCCGCTTCTTACGTCAGTACCCCGCCATGATCCCCACAACCCTCTGTGTCCGGGGGCCACACGGGCCAATGGAGAG GTGAATCCCCACTATGAAGGCACCTTCTTGTTTGACAACGACttcccagctctgcagcctgATGCCCCTAGTCCAG GACCCGGTGATCACCCCCTTTTCCAAGCAGAGGCTGCTCGAGGAGTTTG TAAGGTCATGTGCTTCCACCCCTGGTCGGATGTGACACTGCCACTCATGTCAGTCCCTGAGATCCGAGCTGTCGTTGATGCCTGGGCCTCAGTCACGGAGGAGCTGGGTGCCCAGTACCCTTGGGTGCAG ATCTTTGAAAACAAAGGAGCCATGATGGGCTgttccaacccccacccccactgccag GTGTGGGCCAGCAGTTTCCTGCCAGATGTTGCCCAGCGTGAGGAGCGATCTCAGCGGGCCTACCAGAGTCAGCATGGAGAGCCCCTGCTAATGGAGTATGGCCACCAGGAGCTGCTCAGGAAG GAACGTCTGGTCCTAACCAGTGAGCACTGGTTAGTACTGGTCCCCTTCTGGGCAGTGTGGCCCTTCCAGACACTACTGCTGCCCCGTCGACATGTGCGGCGGCTGCCTGAGCTGACCCCCTCTGAACGTGATG ATCTAGCCTCCATCATGAAGAAGCTCTTGACCAAGTATGACAACCTATTTGAGACATCCTTTCCCTACTCCATGGGCTGGCACG GTGCTCCCACAGGATCAGAGGCTGGAGCCGACTGGGACCACTGGCAGCTCCATGCTCATTATTACCCTCCACTCCTGCGCTCTGCCACAGTCCGGAAATTCATGGTTGGCTACGAAATGCTTGCCCAGGCTCAGAGGGACCTCACCCCCGAGCAG GCTGCAGAGAGACTCAGGGCACTTCCTGAGGTTCATTACTGCCTGGGGCAGAAGGACAAGGAGACAGCAGCCATCGCCTGA
- the GALT gene encoding galactose-1-phosphate uridylyltransferase isoform X4 gives MKRPWQGQVEPPLLTSVPRHDPHNPLCPGATRANGEVNPHYEGTFLFDNDFPALQPDAPSPGPGDHPLFQAEAARGVCKVMCFHPWSDVTLPLMSVPEIRAVVDAWASVTEELGAQYPWVQIFENKGAMMGCSNPHPHCQVWASSFLPDVAQREERSQRAYQSQHGEPLLMEYGHQELLRKERLVLTSEHWLVLVPFWAVWPFQTLLLPRRHVRRLPELTPSERDDLASIMKKLLTKYDNLFETSFPYSMGWHGAPTGSEAGADWDHWQLHAHYYPPLLRSATVRKFMVGYEMLAQAQRDLTPEQAAERLRALPEVHYCLGQKDKETAAIA, from the exons ATGAAGCGGCCCTGGCAGGGGCAGGTAGAACCTCCGCTTCTTACGTCAGTACCCCGCCATGATCCCCACAACCCTCTGTGTCCGGGGGCCACACGGGCCAATGGAGAG GTGAATCCCCACTATGAAGGCACCTTCTTGTTTGACAACGACttcccagctctgcagcctgATGCCCCTAGTCCAG GACCCGGTGATCACCCCCTTTTCCAAGCAGAGGCTGCTCGAGGAGTTTG TAAGGTCATGTGCTTCCACCCCTGGTCGGATGTGACACTGCCACTCATGTCAGTCCCTGAGATCCGAGCTGTCGTTGATGCCTGGGCCTCAGTCACGGAGGAGCTGGGTGCCCAGTACCCTTGGGTGCAG ATCTTTGAAAACAAAGGAGCCATGATGGGCTgttccaacccccacccccactgccag GTGTGGGCCAGCAGTTTCCTGCCAGATGTTGCCCAGCGTGAGGAGCGATCTCAGCGGGCCTACCAGAGTCAGCATGGAGAGCCCCTGCTAATGGAGTATGGCCACCAGGAGCTGCTCAGGAAG GAACGTCTGGTCCTAACCAGTGAGCACTGGTTAGTACTGGTCCCCTTCTGGGCAGTGTGGCCCTTCCAGACACTACTGCTGCCCCGTCGACATGTGCGGCGGCTGCCTGAGCTGACCCCCTCTGAACGTGATG ATCTAGCCTCCATCATGAAGAAGCTCTTGACCAAGTATGACAACCTATTTGAGACATCCTTTCCCTACTCCATGGGCTGGCACG GTGCTCCCACAGGATCAGAGGCTGGAGCCGACTGGGACCACTGGCAGCTCCATGCTCATTATTACCCTCCACTCCTGCGCTCTGCCACAGTCCGGAAATTCATGGTTGGCTACGAAATGCTTGCCCAGGCTCAGAGGGACCTCACCCCCGAGCAG GCTGCAGAGAGACTCAGGGCACTTCCTGAGGTTCATTACTGCCTGGGGCAGAAGGACAAGGAGACAGCAGCCATCGCCTGA
- the SIGMAR1 gene encoding sigma non-opioid intracellular receptor 1, with product MQWPVGRRWAWAALLLAAVAVLAQVVWIWLGTQSFIFEHEEIALLARQYAGLDHELAFSRLIVELRRLHPGHVLPDEELQWVFVNAGGWMGAMCLLHASLSEYVLLFGTALGSGGHSGRYWAEISDTIISGTFHQWREGTTKSEVFYPGETVVHGPGEATAVEWGPNTWMVEYGRGVIPSTLAFALADTIFSTQDFLTLFYTLRAYARGLRLELTTYLFGQDP from the exons ATGCAGTGGCCCGTGGGCCGGCGGTGGGCATGGGCCGCACTGCTGCTGGCGGCCGTAGCTGTGCTGGCCCAGGTGGTCTGGATCTGGCTGGGCACCCAGAGTTTCATCTTCGAGCACGAAGAGATCGCGCTGCTGGCGCGGCAGTATGCTG GGCTGGACCACGAGCTGGCCTTTTCTCGGCTGATCGTGGAGCTGCGGCGGCTGCACCCAGGCCACGTGCTGCCCGATGAGGAACTGCAGTGGGTGTTCGTGAACGCGGGAGGCTGGATGGGCGCCATGTGCCTTCTGCACGCCTCGCTGTCCGAGTATGTGCTGCTCTTCGGCACCGCCCTGGGCTCTGGCGGCCACTCGG GGCGCTATTGGGCTGAGATCTCAGATACCATCATCTCTGGCACTTTCCACCAGTGGAGAGAGGGCACTACCAAAAGTGAGGTCTTCTACCCAG GGGAGACAGTGGTGCACGGGCCTGGCGAGGCAACGGCTGTGGAGTGGGGGCCAAACACATGGATGGTGGAGTACGGCCGGGGTGTCATCCCATCTACCCTGGCCTTCGCGCTGGCTGACACCATCTTCAGCACCCAGGACTTCCTCACTCTCTTCTACACCCTCCGAGCCTATGCCCGGGGCCTCCGGCTTGAACTTACCACCTACCTCTTCGGCCAGGACCCCTGA